CAACTATAAATCAAAACCCACTCCCAGTCCCTTCAATCGAGCTTTTATTCTGGCACACTTCCTGCATACCCCAGCAGTAATTAAATACTCACTATATGAACAGAAGACTGATAACCATCATTGATTACGAACGGTTACTTGCCCTCAAGGAGCTTGCCCTACTGACCACTGAGACTTCAGAGAATGTGAGAAAGCTCTATACTGAACTGATGCATGCCCACATGCTCAAACCCGGGTACATTTCTGAGAACGCCATCACCATGAACTCAAGAATTCTCTTGCGTGAGTTGCATACCGGCAGGCAGATAGATCTGACCATCACCTACCCCCGAGACTCGAATGCGATGGAACGTAGGGTTTCTGTATTCTCAGAAATCGGAACCGCCCTGCTCGGCAAACTGGTAGGCGATCGGGTTTCATGGAAAATCAAGGACCGAGAAGCCCACTTCGAAATTCTTGAAGTTCTCTACCAGCCCGAGGCTGTGGGTCATTTTAATCTATAAAAAGTAAAACATGGGTGATCAAAAGGCAAAATCCAATGCGCGCAGAAAGGGGAATCGACATCAAACGTCTATGCTCGAGTATTTCAAAATCCTCTTGCGCAAACTCAGTTTCAACTCACGGCTATTTAGAAAAGAATACCGAAAAACCTTCAGATACCTGGAGCCCTCCGATCAGGATCGACTGAGGGAATGGTTAAGAAAAGGACCGGAAAACACCAAAATCCAATAAAATTATGAAGTGGAAAAACATCCTCAACAAACAACAAAGTGCAGGACTGGCTATGGTTTCAGTATTCATCATGGTACTGGTCATCAGCATCATGAACAAAAGGCACGTATTGGACCTGGAATATTCCCTGACCACCATCTACGACGACCGACTGATGGCTGAGAATCACATTTTCAATCTCTCCAAGAAAATTTACCAGAAAAAAATTCTCCTCAACGTGGATGAAGACCGACTCATGATGAGCCGGATTCACATCAATGACTCCATCAACCTCCTCATTGCCGACTATGAAGAGACGAAGCTCACCATGGATGAAGCTTTTCAGCTGAAAAAGCTCAAGAGCAGTCTGGGGAAAGCCGAGCTGTTTGAAAATCAGTTCGTTTACAGCAGCTCCGCCGAACATCGAAACCTACTCAATCCAGAACTCAGGGCACAGTACGAAATCATACTCGCAGATCTGGAAGGATTGGCTATGCTTCAACTTCACGAGGGTCAAAAATTGATTGATCAGTCGCACCGGATAGCGGCGTCCAGCAATGTAACCACACGCCTGGAAGTGGGCCTACTGATCATTCTCGGACTCATGACGCACATCATCTTTGCGGCCAGACCTCCAGCTCCCAAGTATTCCTATTTTGACAACCTCAACTAACATCTAACCTAACGCATTCAATGAGTTTAAATTTAACTAGGATAAAATTGTCCTATATAGAAAAACATCTATATTTGTCTCCTGCAACGACTATGTTTTCAAAAGCATGTGAATATGGAATCCGGGCCACAATCTACGTGGCGGTACAGTCCCTTGAGGGAAAGCGGGCAAGCCTCAAGAGCATTGCTGCGGAGATAGAATCTCCTGTAGCATTTACCGCTAAAATATTACAGGACCTGGTTCGTAAGGGACTGATGCAGTCTGTGATGGGGCCTACCGGAGGGTTTGAAATGGACCAGCAAAAGCTGGACAGCATGAAACTAAGCCAGATAGTAGACGCCATAGATGGAGACTCCATCTACAAGGGTTGTGGGCTTGGAATGAAACAATGCGACGAGTCTAAGCCCTGCCCCGTTCATGACAAATTCGCCAAAGTGCGTGCTGACCTGCGAGAAATGCTCGAAAGCACGAACCTCCTCGGACTGGCCACCGAACTGGAAACCGGGAGCACGTTTTTGAAACGCTGAGAAAGAGCAGTCTGCAGTAGTTGACAGATGACAATACCCATGAGACCAATCATACAAATTGAAGACATCAAATTACTAGTAGACTGCTTCTACGGAAAGGTGCAGGAGGATGAGCTGCTTGCTCCCATATTCAATGGGCGCATCGCCGACAAATGGCCAGAGCACATGGAGAAAATGTATCGCTTCTGGCAGACAGTTTTGCTAGGAGAGCATACCTATCTGGGGAGCCCTTTTGCTCCTCACGCGCACTTACCTGTGGATCATACTCATTTCGAGCGTTGGCTCCAGCTTTTCTATGAGACCATTGATGGGCTCTTTGAAGGAGAAAAGGCCGAAGAGGCCAAATGGAGAGCTGGTAAAATGGCTGAAATGTTTCAACTGAAAATTGCCTATCGACAGCAACATGGCTTAACCTAACCCCGATAATACCATGCCCCTGAAACGTCATAAATCCCTGCAACCTCTCAGCCACGAACATCATCACAGCCTGCTCCTTTGCTGGAAAATAAGAATGGGTTTTCGTAAGCAGATAGAGCTGAAGCGGATCAAGCGCTATACAGACTGGTATTTCCATCAGCACATCAGCCCCCACTTCTCCCTGGAAGAACAGCACCTCTTCCCTATTTTGGGTATGGATCATCCTTCAGTAAAGAAAGCGCTAGCCGAGCATCGCAGACTCAAAAGATTGTTTACGGATGAGCATGAGTTCAAAAAGAACCTGAGCCGGATAGAGGAAGAACTCGAAAGTCACATCCGATTTGAGGAGCGGGTGCTCTTTCAGGAGATTCAACTACAGATCTCCAAACATCAGCTTGAACTCCCGGCAATCCTTCATCAGGAACTGCCATACGAAGAAAACACAAGTGACCCTTTTTGGGAATAAAATCAGGCTCGGTCGGCCTGGCGAGATTTCTCCACGCAAAATCCGGTGAATCACTTCATTTTTCTCACTTTTGCCTTCAAACATTGAAGTACAGATTACTCACGCATCATTTGGCCAAGTGGAAGTAAAGGGAAAAAGAAAGTTATTAAACAAGGCGAGCATACTGGAAGGTGCCAGCTCTACCAATCCGTTCGTATTCAGTCGGATGTTCCTGCTCTGGGCATTTCTAGGCCTGGTGGGTGGGCTCATCGCCGGTGTATACTGGATTACCCTAGAGTTTCTCACACATCAACTATCAATCTTTCAGGGTTGGCAGGTCATTCCGCTGATGGCTGGTGCAGGCTTACTTGCAGGGCTTATCATCCACTTCATCGGGGATCCGGGAGAAATCCAGCTGATTGTCAATAACATCCGATTCAATAAGGGTAAACTTGACCCTAAAAACAACCCTTCCATGATTCTTTCGTCACTCCTGTGTGTGGCTTCCGGAGGAAGTCTGGGACCTGAGGCTCCCCTGGTACAGGTGACAGGGTCCACGGGATCATGGCTGGGGAAAATACTCCGACTGAAGGGAGAAGAGTTGCGCTCACTCAGCATTGCTGGTATGGCCTCAGGATTCACAGCACTCTTTGGAGCACCACTTGGTGGCAGTCTCTTTTCTCTGGAGATACTCCATCACAAACATGTGGTGGAACATTACCAGGCCATCATCCCCGCCTTTGTGGCCAGCTGTTTCAGCTACGTCATCTTTGCCTTTGTGGTTCACCTGGGCCTCGGCCCCATTTGGGATCTCCCTGCCTACGAAATAGCAGACAAATTCGATTTTGCACTGGCAGTGTTCTTTGCCTTGTTTGCCACTGCCGTGGGCTGGGGGTTTATCTTTTTGACCAAAGGGTTGAAAGAACTCTTTCAAAAAGTAGTCTTCCCTATTTATGTAAAAACACTCATCGGAGGGATCATTCTTGGGACCATTGCATTCTATTTTCCTCTGACCCGATACTTTGGGCATGAGCAAACAAACCACTTGCTGGAGGGCCAGTTTACGCTATCGTTTTTAGTACTCCTCCTGTTATTTAAGATTCTCGCCATTTCAGTCACAGTGACCTCCGGGTGGCGAGGTGGCTTTATCATTCCGCTTTTCTTCACGGGGGCCACTCTTGGCCTGATCATCCACCACTTCATGCCCGGAGTGAGTATTTCCCTGACAGTGATCAGCTGCATGGCGGCCATCAATGTGTGCGTCACCCGTACACCACTGAGCACGACCATCCTTTTGGCCTCACTCACGGGATTTTCCTATTTCATCCCCATTCTGTTTGCCAGCCTGACAGGATATTTTCTGGCACCTAAAACTCCTTTTATCTCCTCTCAAATGGAAGAAAGCAAAAATCACAAGAGCGCTTAAAGCACATAACTGGATTCACAGAATCCCCTGTATCACAAAATCAACCACTATCGCATTTGGGCATTCTCAAACACTGAAGCATCCCACGAACTTTGCATCTCAATTTTTATTAGTTAGGATTCCTTACTATATTAGCGCTAGCAATATCGCTACACTCTAAAATCTCTTAAGCAATGAGTAAATCCATCTTTTATCATGCGGGATGTCCCGTTTGTGTCAGCGCAGAACATGACATCCTCAACCTACTTAATCCCAAAGAAGTTGAAGTAATCCATTTGGGTGAAGACAAAACAAAAATCGGTGATGCCGAAAAAATCGGAGTGAAATCCGTCCCTGCATTGGTGACGCCAAATGGCCATGTTTTACACATCAACTTTGGCGCAAGCATGGCTGATGTAAAAGGCTGATCATTTTTTGTCTTTAATAGTTAGGAGTCCTATGTTTACATACGACTCCTAACTTCATTCGTATGGCCAATTCCGTTTTTGACACCATCTATCAGCTGCAGAATGTAGAAAGCAAGATCATTGTATCATTAGAGCGCATATCAGAAGCTTTCAAAGTTCTACTATGGGAGGATAGTAAAACCCATGGACTCACGCCAATTCAGGTGCAAATACTGGTTTTTTGTTTGTTTCATTCTCCAGACAAGCGAAAGGGAAAACGACTCGCCTCCGAATTGAACGTCACCAAAGCCACAATCAGCGACGCTGTGAAAGCATTGGAGCAGAAAGGGTTAATCTCAAAAACGACAGAAACAGATGCACGTAGCTACATCATTGACCTTACCACACATGGAAAAGAAGTAGCCGAGAAGGTTTCCTTCTTCGCTAACCCGCTCCATTCACCCATCGAGCGTCTGTCAGAAGAAAAAAAAAGCATCTTATTAAGGAGTTTACTCGACCTTATTTCGAACCTGCAATCTGCTGGCATCATATCTATCAACAGGATGTGTCTTTCATGTAAATACTATGAGCCACGACAAGAGGATCATTATTGTCACCTGCTTCAAAAGAAGCTCTCGGATCAAGAACTTCGTATCGACTGCTCTGAACATGTATCTATTCATTAAACCCAGCAAATAACTCGCGTCCGATTTTCGATAACCTTTGTGAAAGCACTTCAGTAGTTCAAACCAATTGCAGAATACTTTCTGATCCACTATCATCTTTCACGGCTTCCCTATTGAAACAAGAAGCAACAGGATACGCAGGCAATGTTTATTGCCCTTCTGTAAAAAACTTCAGTTGGTTTTTATAATACATCAGGTCTTCCAGTTCAATTTCCGCAGCCTGCAGTGCTTTTTCGCTGTATTTCACAGCTTCCTTTTTCTCACCTAATTTGAAAAGCAGGGATGCATAGCTATCGTAATAAGTGGCACTCGGGTAACGATCCACCACACCTCGCATCCAGTTTTTGGCCTGGCTGAGGTGATCCTCATTGTCCACGAACAGATAAAATTTCCAGGCAAACTCGTTCAGCTGATCAGGATCCTCCACTTGCTGCTCCTGTACTACTTTCACGGCATTCTCGGCATACACCGGCCAGTTGGCTTTGAGGTCAGCCGCCTTCAGATTCACCAGTGATTGCAACTCACCTTTCTTATCAAAATCCACTTCGGACATCAGCTGGCGAAGTGCCTGAGTAGCAAACAATGTGAGGTCCTCACCCTCATAGATGGCGATAAGCTGATCTAACATGACGTCATGGATCTTCTGATCTACGGTATCTTTTCCATATTTAAGTCCATACATGTCGTGATAGGCCATCAGGTACTGAAAAGGCTCGCTGTACGGATCCGACACATTCAGATTGATCATGGCCCAGGCACTCTCCTCCATCCATTTGGAATGGGGCAACTCTGAAAAAAACGTCTCCACCAGCTTCGTCCGATTCAGACAGGCGTCGGCCAGCATGAGCGAGTAGTCCACCAAAAAATCTAACGAACGCTCCCCATCCTCAAAATGCTGCTCCATTTCGGAAAGGCTACCCGCCCCGAGAGCGGCCTTACCCAGGGTCATCAATTCATCAGTCTCTACAGCCCCACACCCACGATGTACGACCTCTCCATTGCCATCCAGAAACAACAACACCGGAAAAGAGCTCACTTCATACTCCTCGGCCAGCACAGCACCCGCTATGTCTTCCATGTCCATGCGGATATTGATGAAGTTGGAATTGAAAAAAGCACCAACCTCCCTATCCGTAAAAGTGTACTTCTCGAGAATCGCACAGGGCTGACTCCAGTCCGCATACCCCTCCAGGAAAATCAGTTTTCCGGACTTTTTGGATTGATCCAGTGCCTCAGCCCATGACAGGTCACTGAATTTCACCCCATCCTGCGCAGCAGCGCAATGGGTAATTAAAAGGACAAATGCAGAGAAAAAAAATGATTTACTCATAAGAAAGTATGTAATTTGAACCTAAAAATAAGTGAAATAAAGATAGCTCTCACACGCAATGTACATGAACGTCAAATATCTGATCTGCGCGCTTTTCCTAGGCTATGGACTCACCACCCTGGCCCAATCTACCTACGAAGCTGAGATCCGCCAATGGCAAAAAGAGCTCAATGAAGAGTTTTCTGATCCTGACAGCTCTCCATTGACAGCCAAAGAAATCAAGAAATTCAAAGGGCTGGAGTTTTACCCCATCAATGAGGCCTACCGCGTAGAAGCCACACTGGAAATTCTACAAAACCAGCAGCCCTTTACCATCCCTACCAGCTCGCAGCAGCAAAAGGTATTTGTGAAGTACGCCATTGCGCGCTTTGAGCTCCTGGGCCAGGCATTTGAGTTTCCGCTCTACCAGAGTCTGCAACTGCAGCAGTCTGAAGAATACAAAGACTATCTGTTTGCACCCTTCACGGATGAGACCAATGGATTTGAGACCTATGGCGGAGGCCGGTACATGGACCTGAGAATTCCTGAGGGCAATACCCTTATGATCGATTTTAACAAAGCCTATAATCCGAGCTGTGCCTACAGCCCCAACTACAACTGCCCGATACCCCCACGCGAAAATGACCTGACGCTGGAAGTCAAAGCCGGGGTAAAGGCCTGGGAAGACCACTAAACATTGGTGTACTCCGGCTTACTCCAGTGAAGAGTTCGTATCATTGCAGCTGGATTTTTAGGTATAAAAGGGGCAATTGATGAAAATACACATAAAAACACTTTTTGGGCTGGAGGAGATACTGGCGGAAGAAGTCAGGAAAATAGGTGGGCAAAATGTGGAAGTACAGAAACGATCCGTCTCCTGCGAGGGTGACATGCACTTTCTCTACAGCGCCAACCTGAACCTGCGTACCGCTCTGAAGGTACTGGTACCCGTGTACAACTTCACAGCCCGCACAGAGCAGCAGCTTTACGACCAGGTGATGCGGCATGACTGGTCTAAGTACCTGAACATCAACCAGACTTTTGCCATTGACAACACGGTGTTTTCAGAGTTCTTCAGGCACTCTCAGTATGCCGCACTGAAGACCAAAGATGCCATAGTAGATCAGTTCAGAAACCGCACAGGTAAGCGGCCTTCCGTGGACATCAAAACCCCGGACATTCAGTTTGACCTGTATGGCTTCAAAGATCAGTTTACCATCTCACTGGACAGCTCCGGAGACACGCTGAACCGACGTGGCTACCGTGAGCCGGGACATGAGGCTCCTCTCAATGAAGTGCTGGGTGCTGGCCTCCTCCACCTGGCAGGGTGGAATAAGTCTATTCCGCTGATCGACCCCATGTGTGGCACAGGCACCATCCTGATAGAAGCTGCAATGATGGGCCAAAACATTCCGCCACAGATCAACCGACATGATTTCGGGTTTAAAAACTGGAGCAACTTCCACCCTACCGTTTGGAACCAGGTGGTATCAGAAGCCAAAGCCGGCATCCGTAAGGCGCAGCTGAACATCACGGGGGGAGACATAGATGGAGATGCGGTACTGATGGTGAACAAATCGCTGCGAAAGTTTAAGCTCAGCGACTCGGTGACGGTCACCCGACAGGATGTACGGGATCACCGACCCAAAACACCCGATGGCATGATCATCAGCAACCCACCCTATGGGGAGCGGATAGGCCGCGAAAACACCAACGACTTTTACAAATCCATAGGCGATGTGCTCAAAAACAATTTTACGGGATTTGATGCGTGGCTGATGAGCTCCAACATGGAGGCATTCAAGCACATCAAACTGAGGGCATCCAAGAAGATTGTGCTCTTCAATGGTCCTCTGGAGTGTAAGTTTCAGAAGTACGAGATGTACAGAGGAAGTAAGGAGGAGGCTAAGTAATAGAACAATATTAGCTCTGACAAGGCATTGAAGACAGATGGTCGCAGTAACAATCTGAGTTACCCATGGACCATCTATACTTTCCTTAAGGGAGGCTTAGAATGATTTAAAAAACCATATTGGATCTCCAACTAATCAGCTATCTACTCTTCATTTTCTTTGCTTGGCCCGGGCCGCGTAGGCAAAGAAAACAATTGGTGATCCCACAAAATGGCACCAACCTGGCCGGTCGCACGCAAAAAATCCCTTGAACTCATCCTCGATTCTGCTCACTTACTTTAATTTATTCAAGTTCAAGAGGATTCACACTTGTCCCGGCCGGGCAAGGCTTGGATGGCCACCCCTCCTTTACGCCCTTCCGCAAGCCGCATAGACAAAGAATACCAGCAAAGCCCATTGTAGAAAAAAAGTGGAATTACCCACACAGATATTGCTTGATCCCAGTTCGAGGCTAAGTAATCTTACCACCTCTAAACACTACTGCGAGAAATGGGTTGTTGAAAGGGTAAACCAACAAACAATCTATGCAAGCCGACTCACTCGCCCAAGCCACCAAAAAGATGGCGCAGGAAATCAAATCTGAAATGAAGGCGCCTGTGGAGCACATCACCGAGAAGGTGGATAGCTGGATGGATGGCTTTCTGTCCATGCTCCCCAACATGGCTGTGGCACTGGTGCTCTTCATCATCTTTTTGATCTGTGCCAAAGCCTTTCAAAAGGTGTTTTTGAAGCTCTTCAGGAAGTCTTCTGAAAACCAGGCACTGGAAAACCTCTTTGGTACGATCGTCTACTACATTGTGCTGGGTACAGGTATTTTCATCATTCTGGGCGTACTCCAGCTGGACAAGGCCGTCACTTCACTGTTGGCCGGTGTGGGGGTGGTGGGGCTGGCCCTCGGGTTTGCCTTTCAGGACATTGCCGCGAACTTTGTATCCGGTATCATCCTCGCCTTCAGGACACCCTTCCGCATAGGGGATATCGTGAAAATAGGTGATTACATGGGTGCCGTCAGTCGGACGAACCTGCGGGTGTCGGTGATCAGGACCTTTCAGGGTCAGGAAGTATACATCCCCAACAAAGATGTGCTGCAGAGTCCTATTGAGAACTTCACCATACTGGGGGAGCGCCGGATAGATCTGGCAGTGGGCGTATCCTATGGTGATGACCTGGAAAAGGTAGAACAACTGGTAAGAGAGACCATCAGCAACCTGGAAGGTGTGGTACGAAAGGAGGACCTCATCTTTACATATACGGCCTTCGGGGATAGCTCCATCAACTTTGAGGTGAAGTTTTGGATACTGTATCCGGATCAGCCGGGGTATCTCACCATGCTGAGCAAGGCGATCAAAGCTATTAAGAGCGCGTTTGATCAGAATGACATCACGATACCATTCCCTATTCGTACGCTGGACTTTGGGATCAAAGGTGGAGAGAAGCTCTCCGCGATGCAGCTGAATACGGGCAATGCACCGAGCTAGCCATTGGCTATGGAATGAATCGGCTGGCTGACTAGACGGGATGGTGGGCAGTGCCAGGGCATGTGCGGACAGCCCGACTATCGGTAGTGCTGGCTATGGGGGTTCTCTCCTAAAAATCCTTGTAATGGAATCATTTGAGGGGAGTAATATGTTACTATCTTTGCCGACCATTCAGTTAGAGAATGGGGTTGCACTTGGGGTCGACCGGAATCGACAGGGAGTGTAAATGATATGCTTGCATGCAGGCGCATGGGATGAGCGCCTTGATCAATAGTTCCAAAACACATTTGGCGAATCTAATTACGCCATGGCAGCTTAATCATTACTTAAATGTGATGATTTACCAGGGTTGAGGCCAAAGCCTCCCCCTGCCACATCCCTCCAAGTCTCTGTCCTTTAGGCTGGAATAAGGGGTGTCGAACTTTAGGACTAGTGTGGGTGAGGCTACTAAGCCCATGCGAAACTCCAGTGGCTGGTAGGTTCGGTAGGTTGTTATTCACCGGCTGGCCTGCGAGATCAAACGAATAACTAAGCATGTAGAGGGTCTATTGTTTCCTTTGCTGGACGAGGGTTTGAAGATTCGGACCCATCTGCCAGGGATGGTAGATTAAAAATTGGGTGAATTGCAAGAAGCCTACGTATGAAAAGTCATATATGGTAATTTGCAGCCAAGCTTCAGGGAAGACTGAAGAAGGTTCAGAGACTAGGGACACTAAGGTGAGCCCACAGCGCCCAACACCTGGAACAGGTGATGACATAGTCCGATCCCAGAAGAAATTCTGGATAGATAAACTGCTTGAATCCTGTTAATTTCGATGAATGAATTGGAGTTATATCTCAGGATTTTTTGATGCTGATGGTTCTATTCAATTGAATAGGATACATAGAAATCAGCTCCCAAGCCCGGTAATGACCTTTCACAACAATGAACGAGTCATCCTGGAGCTTATCAAAGCGTTTATCTATGATGAGCTTAATGTAAACGGTACTATTGTTACCAAGAAGAAAAAAGGATATGCCGATCAGTTTGAACTTAGGTACTCTTACTTTTCAAAATTTAAGGCCATAGTTGGTGAGTTGGTTATTCATCACCCTCGGAAATTGAAGAGAATAGAGTTTATCCAAAAGTATCAAGGTCTGAGTAAGAGAAATGGTAAATATTCTAATCAAGAGCTTGAAACAATAGCATCATTACTTAAGCAATGGGAATAGCGAATCCCTCCGACTCCACTCAAAAAGCTCACCGAAACGGTGGGCTTTTTGTGTTTTAAGGAAAGGCAATACCCCATCCTCCCTCCACAACCTTGTCCTATCCACGAATCCAAAAAAGACCGCCATCTTCTTTTAGTCCTGTTTCAAATTCTTTTAAAATAGCCATGGCTAACTCTAGGTCAATATCTTTTGATAACGCCCACTGACGTGCAATTCCTGACGAATCGGCATTCGATAACTGTTCTTCCATGAGGCTCAAGATTCTATTTGAAAGTGTTTCTGATTTAAGCAGGTACTCCCGTGCCTTACGCCCCAACACTCTAGCTGAGATTTTCAGCTGGCCCGCTGTTTCGTCCAATTGATCAAGTAAATCAAAATGAGATTCGACAATGTCATCCCAATCATGCTCATAGGATAATTCTATAATTTTCAGGATATCCGTTAGGTCATTATCCCTTTCTTCAGGACGATCACTCCAAGCTACCAACTTTAAAATGATCATCCCTGCCAGTGGTGGTATTTTGGCTACTTTGTCCTCTATGAGGATTTCGATGGCATCTTCCAACACCTCTCTTAGCCCCAACACATGTAAATCAGAATATCTTTTGTTAAATGATTCAGTATCATTTTCCTCGATCTTACCAAATGGAAGAAGGTCAATTGCTACGTCATATTTCTCGTGATACAAAGTCCATGGTGCCTCCACGCTGTTAAATCCATATTCCTTGAGATCAGACACAATATGATCATACTCAGCCATCGAAGATAGCATTAGAGCAAAATCAATATCTCTGGTGCCACGAGGAGGCTTCTTACCTTCATTAAGGAATTCTAAGGCAATAGCTGTCGCCCCAATAAGATAGTAGGGTATGTCTTCTTTCACCAATACTTTATCGATGATATCGAACACCTCCTTAAAATAGGGTAGTGCTAACTCTTTATATGTTTGGCCTGATGTGCTCATTCCATATCATTTCAGCAGTTTCTCTGCATCGCTTATTATTTTTCAACTTTAGATCCGCATATACTAGTAATGGAGGTGCTGTTTGATGTTGCTTCTCTTGATTCATACCCCAAAACATTTCAAATAGCTCCAATTCACCTTTCTGATCAGGTCTTAATTTGTAAGTCTTAATGAAATCTGTTCGGTTCTTTTTTGTGAAAAGAATGTATTGTTCTGGACGCAAATAGTTAGTCAGAATATCTCCTGCCGGCTCACCTCCCCATGCTTCTTCAAACTCATTTAATTCCAATTCCTGCCAATGAGTTGGCAGATGAAATCTTCCAATCAAAAGCTGAGGTTTTAAGGTGATTTCATATTCAGTGATCCATCTATCAATTAATTCTTCCTTCCTCTCCCATATATACGTTTTTCGATCTCTTTGAAGAAGATACCCTGTATCCTTCAGCCCGTTCATGACAAGTGGAATATTGCCTAAAGCAACCCCTGTTTCTTCGGCTATCAATCTTTGAGGGTGATTTACATTGTCCTTATGGAGTAATAAATAGAATAAAACCTTTAATCCTGTTTTGGTAAAAGCTCTATTACCGGTTTCCTTTTTTGTTTCTTCCCTTCTATTTGTATCTATCCAAAGCCAGAATGAATCCTTCTTAATAAAAACATTTCCATTGGTTTCCAGATAGGGGATGTTTAGTTCACGAAGCTCGGTTTTAACCTTTGGGAAAATCCGTTCTGCGATTAAAAGCACATTATTGAATTGCTTTTGATATTTGAGGAGCTGATTAACCTGATGAGGTCGCACTTCCGTTTTTACTTCGACATAATAATGGAAATTCTCATCATTTATCACAAAGTCAACTTCACCATCTATATCATTCCTGTCAGTCCACTTTCCGGTGATCCCCGTTTCTTTTTCGAGGTTTTCAAGTGCAATATTTACTATTTCCCTTTGCATTATGTTCACAAATATAATCTGTTCACGATACGTGAACAAGAAAAAAACGTGAACAAATTTTATCAATTCCTCTTATCAGCAGCTTGATGTGAGAAGGAAACAATATTCAGCATCTCTCTCAGTTTACTCCTTATCCTACTTCCATACATTCTCTCAACCTCATTACTATCAAGATTTGTTGTTATGTGAGTGAACATTTTATGTGAGATGAAATAATCATAGCGTGAGGAGTATGTAAGCCATA
This Marinoscillum sp. 108 DNA region includes the following protein-coding sequences:
- a CDS encoding LAGLIDADG family homing endonuclease; protein product: MNWSYISGFFDADGSIQLNRIHRNQLPSPVMTFHNNERVILELIKAFIYDELNVNGTIVTKKKKGYADQFELRYSYFSKFKAIVGELVIHHPRKLKRIEFIQKYQGLSKRNGKYSNQELETIASLLKQWE
- a CDS encoding type IV toxin-antitoxin system AbiEi family antitoxin, with product MQREIVNIALENLEKETGITGKWTDRNDIDGEVDFVINDENFHYYVEVKTEVRPHQVNQLLKYQKQFNNVLLIAERIFPKVKTELRELNIPYLETNGNVFIKKDSFWLWIDTNRREETKKETGNRAFTKTGLKVLFYLLLHKDNVNHPQRLIAEETGVALGNIPLVMNGLKDTGYLLQRDRKTYIWERKEELIDRWITEYEITLKPQLLIGRFHLPTHWQELELNEFEEAWGGEPAGDILTNYLRPEQYILFTKKNRTDFIKTYKLRPDQKGELELFEMFWGMNQEKQHQTAPPLLVYADLKLKNNKRCRETAEMIWNEHIRPNI
- a CDS encoding class I SAM-dependent RNA methyltransferase; the protein is MKIHIKTLFGLEEILAEEVRKIGGQNVEVQKRSVSCEGDMHFLYSANLNLRTALKVLVPVYNFTARTEQQLYDQVMRHDWSKYLNINQTFAIDNTVFSEFFRHSQYAALKTKDAIVDQFRNRTGKRPSVDIKTPDIQFDLYGFKDQFTISLDSSGDTLNRRGYREPGHEAPLNEVLGAGLLHLAGWNKSIPLIDPMCGTGTILIEAAMMGQNIPPQINRHDFGFKNWSNFHPTVWNQVVSEAKAGIRKAQLNITGGDIDGDAVLMVNKSLRKFKLSDSVTVTRQDVRDHRPKTPDGMIISNPPYGERIGRENTNDFYKSIGDVLKNNFTGFDAWLMSSNMEAFKHIKLRASKKIVLFNGPLECKFQKYEMYRGSKEEAK
- a CDS encoding mechanosensitive ion channel family protein; its protein translation is MQADSLAQATKKMAQEIKSEMKAPVEHITEKVDSWMDGFLSMLPNMAVALVLFIIFLICAKAFQKVFLKLFRKSSENQALENLFGTIVYYIVLGTGIFIILGVLQLDKAVTSLLAGVGVVGLALGFAFQDIAANFVSGIILAFRTPFRIGDIVKIGDYMGAVSRTNLRVSVIRTFQGQEVYIPNKDVLQSPIENFTILGERRIDLAVGVSYGDDLEKVEQLVRETISNLEGVVRKEDLIFTYTAFGDSSINFEVKFWILYPDQPGYLTMLSKAIKAIKSAFDQNDITIPFPIRTLDFGIKGGEKLSAMQLNTGNAPS